A single Methanocorpusculum vombati DNA region contains:
- a CDS encoding DUF373 family protein — protein MTAGRTLILSVDRDDDIGYKAGVISPVVGREACLDAATRLGIADPEDSDTNAIFQAIKTYDDLFGKGEDVEVAVIGGNHMNMLEGDRRIAELLEKVIADTGVENCILISDGAEDEFVLPIIQSHLKISGVVRVVIKQLPNIEGTYYIIKKLFNDPKIARSVLVPIALAMILYVIASLVSDEIPAMLVVIGIIGVYLLIKGFDLDEYIGYIYYGLVDSFHKGRMSFVAYIIAGILVICGVIAGLMSIITYYPVSGDAGLLYNIMTFLYGAIIWVMTAGLLAAAGKITDYVQNERKALARMFVVPFFVVAIGMIMYGAVIYFLSISPVEPFPFNATEGIVAIILLTLAGLIVAFTGIYYRPLVQRYVLDWIERKMRQDTEAEEKSRAPVYKKIKY, from the coding sequence ATGACTGCCGGACGGACTCTGATTCTCAGCGTTGATCGTGACGATGATATCGGATATAAAGCAGGAGTAATCAGTCCTGTTGTAGGAAGAGAGGCCTGTCTGGACGCAGCAACACGGCTCGGCATTGCAGACCCGGAAGACTCGGATACAAACGCGATTTTTCAGGCGATTAAAACCTACGATGATCTCTTTGGCAAAGGCGAGGATGTCGAGGTTGCGGTAATCGGCGGTAACCATATGAATATGCTGGAAGGCGACCGCCGGATTGCAGAGCTGTTAGAGAAAGTGATTGCCGATACCGGAGTGGAAAACTGTATCCTTATCTCGGACGGTGCGGAAGATGAGTTTGTTCTGCCGATTATCCAGTCGCATCTGAAAATATCAGGGGTGGTGCGGGTGGTAATCAAGCAGCTGCCCAACATCGAGGGTACATACTATATCATCAAAAAGCTGTTCAACGACCCGAAAATTGCCCGCAGTGTTCTGGTGCCGATAGCACTTGCGATGATCCTGTATGTGATTGCATCACTTGTCTCTGACGAAATTCCGGCAATGCTGGTTGTAATCGGAATTATCGGCGTATACCTGCTGATAAAGGGATTCGATCTCGACGAGTACATCGGCTATATCTACTACGGTCTCGTCGACTCGTTCCATAAAGGGAGGATGTCGTTTGTTGCTTATATCATTGCCGGTATTCTGGTTATCTGCGGAGTGATCGCAGGTCTCATGAGCATCATCACCTATTATCCGGTCTCGGGCGATGCAGGACTGCTCTACAATATTATGACATTCCTGTACGGCGCGATCATCTGGGTGATGACTGCAGGTCTGCTTGCAGCCGCCGGTAAAATCACGGACTATGTACAGAACGAACGAAAAGCGCTTGCCCGGATGTTTGTCGTACCGTTCTTTGTAGTGGCAATCGGTATGATTATGTACGGCGCGGTAATCTACTTCCTGTCGATTTCACCGGTTGAACCATTCCCCTTCAACGCAACCGAGGGAATTGTGGCAATTATTCTGCTGACACTCGCAGGACTGATTGTGGCGTTTACGGGAATCTATTACCGGCCGCTGGTCCAGCGGTATGTACTTGACTGGATCGAACGGAAGATGCGGCAGGACACAGAGGCCGAGGAAAAAAGCCGTGCTCCGGTGTACAAGAAGATCAAATATTAA
- a CDS encoding coiled-coil protein has product MTEDLVEKRKTLLEESEEHKAKRNELNAQASQFARERNELNNATRQYVEDAQKNKELRDQYNNDVQTLKEQRNELNDKANALFEEIDALRGDAGSGAAAASHEKKASVKDILRQIESLEERQQTEVMTTEKERELVDKIKQLRAEVKEQEVEHEQNKEVRGRLIEAREFRKQASALHADVTEKAELAQKHHDLMVECYRKADKSREGADAKHKQFVEAQEAADAEHKAFLECQKNLRDYDKVLTGMRTKQKKVKTVKENKSARKEAENIFNAFKSGEKLTTEDLLKLQRSKLI; this is encoded by the coding sequence TTGACCGAAGATCTTGTCGAAAAGAGAAAAACACTCCTTGAAGAGTCCGAAGAACACAAAGCAAAACGCAACGAGTTAAACGCGCAGGCAAGCCAGTTTGCACGCGAGAGAAACGAGTTGAACAATGCAACCCGCCAGTATGTTGAGGATGCACAGAAGAACAAAGAACTTCGTGATCAGTACAACAATGACGTCCAGACTCTGAAAGAACAGCGCAATGAGTTAAACGACAAGGCAAATGCACTCTTTGAGGAGATTGACGCACTCAGAGGCGATGCAGGTTCCGGCGCAGCCGCTGCAAGCCATGAGAAGAAGGCATCCGTAAAGGACATCCTCCGTCAGATTGAGTCTCTTGAAGAGAGACAGCAGACTGAGGTCATGACAACGGAAAAGGAGCGCGAGCTTGTTGACAAGATCAAGCAGCTCCGTGCCGAAGTCAAAGAGCAGGAAGTTGAGCACGAGCAGAACAAGGAAGTCCGCGGCCGCCTTATCGAGGCACGCGAGTTCCGTAAGCAGGCATCCGCACTCCACGCAGATGTGACCGAGAAGGCAGAACTTGCCCAGAAGCACCACGACCTGATGGTTGAGTGCTACCGGAAAGCCGACAAGTCGCGCGAAGGTGCAGATGCAAAGCACAAACAGTTTGTCGAGGCTCAGGAAGCAGCAGATGCAGAGCACAAGGCATTCCTTGAATGCCAGAAGAACCTCCGTGACTACGACAAAGTCCTGACCGGTATGCGCACCAAGCAGAAGAAAGTCAAGACCGTCAAGGAGAACAAGTCCGCACGCAAGGAAGCAGAGAACATCTTCAATGCTTTCAAGAGCGGCGAGAAGCTGACGACCGAGGATCTGTTAAAGCTCCAGCGGTCGAAGCTTATCTAA
- the ftsZ gene encoding cell division protein FtsZ, with amino-acid sequence MQSIINEALKNSELEKGMQKTSIVDDDDMLGQPRIVIVGCGGAGNNTINRLHNMKVAGSETIAINTDKQHLDMIQADKRVLIGKSLTRGLGAGGFPDVGRRAAEMARPTLEEILKDADLVFVTAGMGGGTGTGSAPVVAQIAKEHGAIVVAMVSYPFQVERARMLKAEDGLEAMRQAADSVIVLDNNRLKNFVPNLPLGQAFSVMDQIIAETVKGISETITEPSLINIDYADVRAIMSKGGLAVMLVGESKQQNKAESVIRDCLAHPLLDIDFRGATGGLIHITGGNDLTLHDAEEIAQQLTYELDPHADVIWGARVRKDFEGKVSVMAIMTGIQSPQILGGHAVNTATKSSRSDANVYGFQSSSPATQSSSNAATARSGSSFDWIM; translated from the coding sequence ATGCAGAGCATCATTAACGAGGCATTAAAAAACTCAGAACTTGAAAAGGGAATGCAGAAGACCTCCATCGTTGACGATGACGACATGCTTGGACAGCCAAGAATCGTCATTGTCGGATGCGGCGGCGCAGGAAACAACACCATCAACCGTCTCCACAACATGAAGGTTGCAGGATCGGAAACGATCGCCATTAACACCGACAAGCAGCACCTTGACATGATTCAGGCCGATAAACGTGTCCTGATCGGAAAATCCCTGACCCGGGGCCTGGGCGCCGGAGGATTCCCCGACGTCGGCCGCCGTGCAGCCGAGATGGCCCGCCCGACGCTGGAAGAGATCTTAAAGGACGCAGACCTTGTCTTCGTCACCGCAGGCATGGGCGGCGGAACCGGTACCGGATCCGCACCGGTTGTTGCACAGATCGCAAAAGAGCACGGCGCAATCGTTGTTGCCATGGTCAGCTATCCGTTCCAGGTTGAGCGTGCAAGAATGCTCAAGGCCGAAGACGGTCTGGAGGCAATGCGCCAGGCAGCAGACTCCGTGATTGTTCTTGACAACAACAGACTCAAGAACTTTGTCCCGAACCTCCCGCTCGGTCAGGCATTCTCTGTCATGGACCAGATCATCGCAGAGACCGTCAAAGGAATCTCCGAGACCATCACCGAACCGTCCTTAATCAACATCGACTACGCAGATGTCCGCGCAATTATGAGCAAGGGCGGTCTTGCTGTCATGCTGGTCGGCGAGTCCAAGCAGCAGAACAAAGCAGAGAGCGTTATCCGTGACTGCCTCGCACACCCGCTTCTTGACATTGACTTCAGAGGCGCAACCGGCGGCCTGATCCACATCACCGGCGGTAACGATCTCACGCTCCACGATGCAGAAGAGATCGCCCAGCAGCTCACGTATGAACTTGACCCGCACGCAGATGTTATCTGGGGCGCACGTGTCCGCAAGGACTTCGAGGGCAAGGTCTCCGTTATGGCAATCATGACCGGCATCCAGAGCCCGCAGATTCTCGGCGGCCATGCAGTCAACACGGCAACCAAGTCTTCCCGCTCGGACGCAAACGTCTACGGATTCCAGTCCTCCTCACCAGCCACCCAGTCTTCCAGCAACGCCGCAACCGCCCGCAGCGGCTCAAGCTTTGACTGGATTATGTAA
- a CDS encoding ribbon-helix-helix domain-containing protein yields the protein MDRITIRLPPQQVELLEKLVETGEFPTVSEAVRYAVREFLAGRSERIIRESEQVSTFDVRL from the coding sequence ATGGACAGAATCACCATCCGCCTACCACCGCAGCAGGTCGAACTGCTTGAGAAACTCGTGGAAACTGGGGAGTTTCCCACCGTGTCAGAAGCCGTCAGATATGCTGTCAGAGAGTTTCTCGCCGGAAGATCAGAGCGGATTATCCGTGAAAGTGAACAAGTATCCACATTCGACGTACGACTCTAA
- a CDS encoding pyridoxal phosphate-dependent aminotransferase, protein MVGHFPEKAVHGGKVQELRRIFGHDFLDVSASMNPFVPQVRADFSCADLSRYPDDSYTELKEIIACVFSRNIDEICLGNGSAELIRVYCHTVLSRGDTAQIDPPTFAEYGLSAELAGAAVLPGTRLGDRVPAVRFICNPNNPTGHLLSRDVMLTELDRCTKAGTQLFVDEAFMDLSCPEDSITDVLSDNLFVMRSLTKSFAVPGIRFGFGFGSPDLIEQIETARTPWTINAFAEYYAKLAFAHYHELRGAAERIAAEREWYYARLDELGLSYERSAVNYILIHLNRSAAAFTRAMIDQGVLVRDCTSFGLPECIRVSVETRERNVRVLEAVAACLR, encoded by the coding sequence ATGGTAGGACATTTTCCGGAAAAAGCAGTTCACGGAGGAAAAGTGCAGGAGCTGCGGCGTATTTTCGGTCATGATTTTCTTGACGTAAGCGCAAGCATGAACCCCTTTGTACCGCAGGTTCGGGCTGACTTCTCCTGCGCGGATTTGTCCCGGTATCCTGACGACAGTTATACCGAACTGAAGGAGATTATTGCCTGCGTTTTTTCGCGCAACATCGATGAAATCTGTCTGGGGAACGGATCTGCAGAGCTGATACGGGTGTACTGCCACACCGTCCTTTCCCGGGGCGATACCGCGCAGATCGATCCCCCGACGTTTGCAGAGTACGGTCTTTCCGCAGAACTCGCCGGCGCTGCCGTGTTGCCGGGGACACGGCTCGGGGATCGTGTCCCCGCAGTCCGGTTCATCTGTAATCCGAACAACCCGACCGGGCATCTGCTTTCCCGCGACGTGATGCTTACCGAACTTGACCGGTGCACAAAAGCAGGTACGCAGCTGTTTGTGGATGAGGCATTTATGGATCTGTCCTGTCCGGAGGATTCTATCACCGATGTTTTATCCGACAATCTGTTTGTGATGCGGTCGCTGACGAAGTCGTTTGCCGTGCCGGGGATCCGGTTCGGGTTCGGGTTTGGGTCGCCGGATCTGATCGAACAGATAGAAACGGCACGAACCCCCTGGACGATCAATGCGTTTGCGGAGTATTATGCAAAACTTGCCTTTGCCCATTATCATGAACTGCGCGGTGCGGCAGAACGGATTGCCGCCGAACGGGAGTGGTACTATGCCCGGCTGGATGAACTCGGGCTGTCCTACGAACGATCAGCAGTCAATTATATCCTGATACACCTGAACCGCAGTGCGGCTGCATTTACCCGTGCGATGATTGATCAGGGGGTTTTGGTCCGGGACTGTACGTCGTTTGGTCTTCCGGAGTGTATCCGGGTGTCGGTGGAGACCCGCGAGAGAAACGTCCGGGTTCTGGAGGCCGTCGCTGCATGCTTGCGCTGA
- a CDS encoding NTP transferase domain-containing protein: MLALILAGGEGSRLRLGEKALVMVHERPMIAWVLDAFCAADCEPVVVTSYKTPFTRNWCRANGVAYLDTAGAGYVEDLTEAVEACGVEGPLFTSAADIPCLTRDIICRIRANHEESGLPACSAWVPVSRCEAFGMQPRYREMVCGVAATPCAVNILTGSLIGSVQEEYCLLLDEPGLAFNINTREELAVLEREFDSVRKHV, translated from the coding sequence ATGCTTGCGCTGATTCTTGCAGGCGGGGAAGGATCCCGTCTGCGGCTCGGGGAGAAAGCGCTGGTAATGGTACATGAGCGGCCGATGATTGCCTGGGTGCTGGATGCGTTTTGTGCTGCAGACTGTGAACCGGTGGTGGTGACATCATACAAAACGCCGTTTACGCGGAACTGGTGCCGGGCAAACGGGGTTGCATATCTGGATACGGCGGGAGCCGGGTATGTGGAGGATCTGACCGAGGCGGTGGAGGCGTGCGGAGTGGAAGGCCCGCTGTTTACATCCGCCGCGGATATTCCTTGTCTCACCCGCGATATTATCTGCCGCATCCGTGCAAACCACGAAGAGTCCGGCCTTCCGGCCTGTTCTGCGTGGGTGCCGGTAAGCAGGTGCGAGGCGTTCGGGATGCAGCCCCGCTACCGTGAGATGGTCTGCGGAGTTGCGGCAACACCGTGTGCAGTGAACATTCTGACGGGCAGTCTGATCGGGTCTGTGCAGGAAGAGTACTGCCTGCTGCTGGACGAACCGGGACTTGCATTCAATATCAATACCCGCGAGGAGTTGGCAGTGCTGGAACGCGAATTTGATTCGGTGCGAAAACACGTGTGA
- a CDS encoding DUF5804 family protein, with product MLLICIGKPGVDLYRTLSDSETSRHILRFYHPKELEAGISVEVSTVSSGLALLSELRWYIMRYMQEVLIEDTEHGVYLSQNLAREAYDSRSITLSPAWETRFRICVTEEGEVLRLPEGVPEPDGVVTAYAVWGLPDEHP from the coding sequence ATGCTGCTGATCTGTATCGGAAAACCGGGCGTGGATCTCTACCGGACGCTGTCCGACTCGGAGACCAGCCGCCACATATTACGTTTTTATCATCCAAAAGAGCTGGAGGCAGGTATCTCGGTTGAGGTATCGACGGTCTCCAGCGGGCTTGCCTTACTGAGCGAACTGCGCTGGTATATCATGCGGTATATGCAGGAAGTGCTAATCGAGGATACGGAACATGGCGTGTATCTGAGCCAGAACCTCGCACGCGAAGCCTATGATTCCCGCTCGATAACGCTTTCCCCCGCATGGGAGACCCGTTTCCGTATTTGTGTCACGGAAGAGGGAGAGGTTCTCCGTCTGCCGGAGGGAGTTCCCGAACCGGACGGGGTGGTGACTGCGTATGCAGTGTGGGGACTGCCAGACGAACACCCGTGA